A DNA window from Hydrogenophaga taeniospiralis contains the following coding sequences:
- a CDS encoding fibronectin type III domain-containing protein produces MSFQPLRSLAVFATLSAISASTAFAAINLPAYNVDTSQTTVSGLSSGGFMANQLGIAYSSLFKGVGVFAAGPYMCAGLSNYTACMYNASISSTALTNMQNRIDSYSASGAIDNKSNIAGQKVYLFIGTSDTTVGQNPVTALKTQYTNNGVVATNMEHVVRGSAAHTFPTDFDSTGNNACGSAASPYISNCSYDGAKAVLQKFYGTLNPRNNAPAAGNYIEFNQSEFVNTPGMAATGWAYVPANCASGSQCKLHVALHGCQQSTDKIGDKFVKNTGYSRWADTNSIIVLFPQTKIDNTSRSTAASGSLANPNACWDWIGWYGGNFAQKAGTQMAAIKAMVDRVSSGSGGGGGTPALAAPTGVAASNPTDTTMTITWNAVSGADSYNVYRNANKTNALPIMGTSFTDSGLAAATQYSWTVRAADEEGVEGAVSTAALGTTTGSAPPPATCTTASNYAHTTAGRAHQSGGYTYANGSNQNMGLWNVFITTTLKMTGSNYYVIGTCP; encoded by the coding sequence ATGAGCTTCCAGCCGCTTCGTTCGCTTGCCGTTTTTGCCACGCTCTCTGCGATTTCTGCCAGCACCGCATTCGCTGCCATCAACCTGCCCGCCTACAACGTGGACACCAGCCAGACCACGGTCTCCGGCCTGTCCTCGGGGGGCTTCATGGCCAACCAGCTGGGCATTGCCTACTCGTCGCTGTTCAAGGGGGTGGGCGTGTTCGCGGCCGGCCCCTACATGTGCGCGGGCCTGAGCAATTACACGGCCTGCATGTACAACGCCAGCATTTCGAGCACGGCGCTGACCAACATGCAGAACCGCATCGACAGCTACAGCGCCAGCGGCGCGATCGACAACAAGTCGAACATCGCCGGCCAGAAGGTGTACCTGTTCATCGGCACCAGCGACACCACGGTGGGCCAGAACCCCGTCACCGCGCTCAAGACGCAGTACACCAACAACGGCGTGGTGGCGACCAACATGGAACATGTGGTGCGCGGCAGCGCGGCCCACACCTTTCCCACCGACTTCGACAGCACGGGCAACAACGCCTGCGGCAGTGCCGCATCGCCCTACATCAGCAACTGCAGCTACGACGGCGCCAAGGCCGTGCTGCAGAAGTTCTACGGCACCCTGAACCCGCGCAACAACGCGCCCGCGGCCGGCAATTACATCGAGTTCAACCAGAGCGAGTTCGTCAACACCCCGGGCATGGCGGCCACGGGCTGGGCCTATGTGCCGGCCAACTGCGCCAGCGGCAGCCAGTGCAAGCTGCACGTGGCGCTGCACGGCTGCCAGCAGAGCACCGACAAGATCGGCGACAAGTTCGTGAAGAACACCGGCTACAGCCGCTGGGCCGACACCAACAGCATCATCGTGCTGTTCCCCCAGACGAAGATCGACAACACCAGCCGCAGCACGGCGGCCAGCGGCTCGCTGGCCAACCCCAACGCCTGCTGGGACTGGATCGGCTGGTACGGCGGCAACTTCGCCCAGAAGGCCGGCACGCAGATGGCCGCCATCAAGGCCATGGTGGACCGCGTGTCCTCGGGTTCGGGCGGCGGCGGTGGCACCCCGGCGCTGGCGGCACCCACCGGCGTGGCGGCGTCCAACCCGACCGACACCACCATGACCATCACCTGGAACGCCGTGAGCGGCGCCGACAGCTACAACGTGTACCGCAACGCCAACAAGACCAACGCACTGCCGATCATGGGCACCAGCTTCACCGACTCGGGCCTTGCCGCTGCCACGCAGTACAGCTGGACGGTGCGCGCGGCGGACGAAGAGGGCGTGGAAGGCGCGGTGTCCACGGCGGCCCTGGGCACCACCACGGGCAGCGCGCCGCCGCCCGCCACCTGCACCACGGCCAGCAACTACGCCCACACCACGGCGGGCCGCGCCCACCAGTCGGGCGGCTACACCTACGCGAACGGGTCCAACCAGAACATGGGCCTGTGGAACGTCTTCATCACCACCACGCTGAAGATGACCGGCAGCAACTATTACGTCATCGGCACCTGCCCCTGA
- a CDS encoding substrate-binding domain-containing protein, which translates to MHHTTRRLAVIALACTATLGFAQSNKGEIRIAHVYDKTGPLEAYAKQTHTGLMMGLNHATGGTMMVGGKKLVVIEKDSQFKPDVGKAQLAAAFADDKADIAVGPTGSGVALAMLPVAEEYKKILLVEPAVADSITGDKWNKYIFRTGRNSSQDAISNAVALDKAGVSIATLAQDYAFGRDGVKAFKDAVKTAKIVHEEYLPTTTTDFTAGAQRLIDKLKDLPGRKVIFIIWAGAGNPFKIADLDLKRYNIEIATGGNILPAMANYKNFPGMEGATYYYFGIPKNPVNDAMVAQHYSQFKSPPDFFTAGGFSAAMAVVTALKKTNGDTKTDTLIKAMEGMSFETPKGTMTFRKEDHQAMQSMYHFKIKVDPAFPWGVPELVREIKPADMDVPIRNKR; encoded by the coding sequence ATGCACCACACCACCCGCCGCCTGGCGGTCATCGCGCTCGCCTGCACCGCCACTTTGGGCTTTGCCCAGTCGAACAAAGGCGAGATCCGCATCGCCCACGTCTACGACAAGACCGGCCCGCTCGAAGCCTATGCCAAGCAGACCCACACGGGCCTGATGATGGGCCTGAACCACGCCACCGGCGGCACGATGATGGTGGGCGGCAAGAAGCTGGTGGTGATCGAAAAAGACAGCCAGTTCAAGCCCGACGTGGGCAAGGCCCAGCTGGCCGCCGCCTTCGCCGACGACAAGGCCGACATCGCCGTGGGCCCGACCGGCTCGGGCGTGGCGCTGGCCATGCTGCCGGTGGCCGAGGAGTACAAGAAGATCCTGCTGGTGGAGCCGGCCGTGGCCGACTCCATCACCGGCGACAAGTGGAACAAGTACATCTTCCGCACCGGGCGCAACAGCAGCCAGGACGCGATCTCCAACGCGGTGGCGCTGGACAAGGCCGGCGTGAGCATCGCCACCCTGGCGCAGGACTACGCGTTCGGCCGTGACGGCGTGAAGGCCTTCAAGGACGCGGTCAAGACCGCCAAGATCGTGCACGAGGAATACCTGCCGACCACCACCACCGACTTCACCGCCGGTGCGCAGCGCCTGATCGACAAGCTCAAGGACCTGCCGGGCCGCAAGGTGATCTTCATCATCTGGGCCGGCGCGGGCAACCCGTTCAAGATCGCCGACCTGGACCTCAAGCGCTACAACATCGAGATCGCCACCGGCGGCAACATCCTGCCGGCCATGGCCAACTACAAGAACTTCCCCGGCATGGAGGGTGCCACGTACTACTACTTCGGAATCCCGAAGAACCCGGTCAACGACGCCATGGTGGCCCAGCACTACAGCCAGTTCAAGAGCCCGCCCGACTTCTTCACCGCCGGCGGCTTCAGCGCCGCGATGGCGGTGGTGACCGCGCTCAAGAAGACCAATGGCGACACCAAGACCGACACACTGATCAAGGCCATGGAAGGCATGAGCTTCGAGACGCCCAAGGGCACGATGACCTTCCGCAAGGAAGACCACCAGGCGATGCAGAGCATGTACCACTTCAAGATCAAGGTGGACCCGGCCTTCCCGTGGGGCGTGCCTGAACTCGTGCGCGAGATCAAGCCGGCGGACATGGATGTGCCCATTCGGAACAAGCGCTGA
- a CDS encoding sigma-54 interaction domain-containing protein, which translates to MTRDDRLPRDAQSILELAARSMFDLFATASEGMMLVDRKARVVWINDQYRRFLPALGFEREEDFVGHPVSSVVQNTQMHQVLATGKPILIDLLTNKAGTFVVSRIPLRDDAGEVIGVLGIVLFDHPETTLQPLIAKFARLEQDLNDARRELASQRRTKYTFASFVGTSPGALEVKRQARRAASSASPVLLLGETGTGKELLAHAIHAASPRAGRPFVSVNMAAVPDTLLEAEFFGVAPGAYTGADKKGRDGKFKLADGGTLFLDELGDMPMSVQVKLLRALQEGEIEPLGSNKLVRFDVRVVAATSRDLQQMVREGSFREDLYYRLNVLPIRVPPLRERQGDIPLLIEALCEDIAARGGGAQLEISASAQALLAAQAWRGNIRELRNVLEQLALRSDSPHIDAAQVEPVLREAGLDRIEPAVAWPPGEAGAPAGEADLRPLPEQIAELERRAITLALARTGGNRTAAARLLGISRASFYDKLAGMEVASEFRTTVQ; encoded by the coding sequence ATGACCCGAGACGACCGACTTCCCCGCGACGCGCAGAGCATCCTGGAGCTGGCTGCGCGGTCCATGTTCGACCTGTTCGCCACCGCCAGCGAAGGCATGATGCTGGTGGACCGCAAGGCGCGCGTGGTCTGGATCAACGACCAGTACCGCCGTTTCCTGCCGGCGCTGGGTTTCGAGCGCGAGGAAGACTTCGTCGGCCACCCGGTCTCCAGCGTGGTGCAGAACACGCAGATGCACCAGGTGCTGGCCACCGGCAAGCCGATTCTGATCGACCTGCTGACCAACAAGGCCGGCACCTTCGTGGTCAGCCGCATCCCGCTGCGCGACGACGCCGGCGAGGTGATCGGCGTGCTGGGCATCGTGCTGTTCGACCACCCGGAAACCACGTTGCAGCCGCTGATCGCCAAGTTCGCGCGGCTGGAGCAGGACCTGAACGACGCCCGGCGCGAGCTCGCCAGCCAGCGCCGCACCAAATACACCTTCGCCAGCTTCGTGGGCACCAGTCCGGGCGCGCTGGAGGTGAAGCGCCAGGCCCGGCGTGCGGCCTCGTCGGCCAGCCCGGTGCTGCTGCTGGGTGAGACCGGCACCGGCAAGGAACTGCTGGCCCACGCCATCCACGCGGCGTCGCCGCGCGCGGGTCGGCCGTTCGTGAGCGTGAACATGGCGGCCGTGCCCGACACGCTGCTGGAGGCCGAGTTCTTCGGCGTGGCGCCCGGTGCCTACACCGGGGCCGACAAGAAGGGGCGCGACGGCAAGTTCAAACTCGCCGATGGCGGCACGCTGTTCCTCGACGAGCTGGGCGACATGCCGATGTCGGTGCAGGTCAAGCTGCTGCGCGCGCTGCAGGAAGGCGAGATCGAACCGCTGGGCTCGAACAAGCTGGTGCGCTTTGACGTGCGCGTGGTGGCGGCCACCTCGCGCGACCTGCAGCAGATGGTGCGCGAGGGCAGTTTTCGCGAAGACCTGTATTACCGGCTCAACGTGCTGCCGATCCGGGTACCGCCGCTGCGCGAGCGCCAGGGCGACATACCGCTGCTGATCGAGGCACTGTGCGAAGACATCGCGGCGCGCGGCGGCGGCGCCCAGCTGGAAATCAGCGCCTCGGCCCAGGCCCTGCTGGCGGCCCAGGCCTGGCGCGGCAACATCCGCGAGCTGCGCAACGTGCTGGAACAACTGGCCCTGCGCAGCGACTCGCCGCACATCGACGCCGCGCAGGTGGAGCCGGTGCTGCGCGAGGCCGGGCTGGACCGCATCGAACCCGCCGTGGCCTGGCCGCCGGGGGAGGCGGGCGCGCCGGCGGGCGAAGCCGATCTGCGGCCGCTGCCCGAGCAGATCGCTGAGCTGGAGCGACGGGCGATCACGCTCGCTCTGGCCCGCACCGGTGGCAACCGCACGGCCGCGGCCCGGTTGCTGGGCATCTCGCGGGCCAGCTTTTACGACAAGCTGGCGGGCATGGAGGTGGCGTCTGAATTTCGGACAACTGTCCAATGA
- a CDS encoding HAD family hydrolase, translating into MTKSVVVFDLGGVVFNWQPEVLLQQVLPQHAPDEAAVQRLSARIFQTLDLDGDWTQFDLGHIGPDGLAERIARRTGLPEQDLRALIEAIAPHMTVKTDTVDLMRELREQGHRLVYLSNMPTGLAEWIERDHAFFDWFDDGVFSARVRQVKPDPAIFQTAVQRLGLQGQVPVFLDDMQRNIDVAVAQGWHGVRFESARQARAQLQRLGLLAAG; encoded by the coding sequence ATGACGAAGTCGGTGGTGGTGTTCGATCTGGGCGGCGTGGTGTTCAACTGGCAGCCCGAGGTGTTGCTGCAGCAGGTGCTGCCGCAGCACGCGCCTGACGAAGCGGCGGTGCAGCGCCTGAGCGCGCGCATTTTCCAGACCCTGGACCTGGACGGCGACTGGACGCAGTTCGACCTCGGCCACATCGGGCCCGATGGGTTGGCCGAGCGCATCGCGCGGCGCACCGGCTTGCCCGAGCAGGACCTGCGCGCCTTGATCGAGGCCATTGCGCCCCACATGACGGTCAAGACCGACACCGTGGACCTGATGCGCGAGCTGCGGGAGCAGGGGCATCGCCTGGTCTATCTCTCCAACATGCCCACGGGGCTGGCTGAGTGGATCGAGCGCGACCATGCCTTCTTCGACTGGTTCGACGACGGCGTTTTCTCCGCGCGCGTGCGGCAGGTCAAGCCCGATCCGGCGATCTTCCAGACCGCCGTGCAGCGCCTGGGCCTGCAGGGACAGGTGCCGGTGTTCCTCGACGACATGCAGCGCAACATCGATGTGGCGGTGGCGCAGGGCTGGCACGGCGTGCGCTTTGAATCGGCGCGGCAGGCGCGCGCGCAGCTGCAACGGCTCGGGCTGCTGGCCGCGGGCTGA
- the phnD gene encoding phosphate/phosphite/phosphonate ABC transporter substrate-binding protein produces MKSLTRRFCLRSAVLAALPWMAGLCAAQARGPALVFGVISPRAVEQTRDNWWPFVERLGAAVGQPIVLQVFESQELMVRAFKAHEVDVGWMGNVPALEVVEAGAGSVFAQMVSRDGSLGYKSQMVVGRQATSINDLGDVLAQARQLRFSDGEAKSTSGHLVPLYFAFQKNGINEVKSTFRHCESGSHQDNLKKVATGAVDVATANNEEVAFFARDFPDLAAKIKVVWESPLIPQSPLLWRTGLPPEVRRKISGFVVGFSANRPEEKQILEKVNGLSRFRASSNLQLVPIADLEMFKARQAINHESSLSAPERARRIEAVIKRGSRLELRLKLGS; encoded by the coding sequence ATGAAATCTTTGACGCGTCGCTTCTGCCTTCGCTCGGCCGTGCTGGCCGCCCTCCCGTGGATGGCGGGTCTGTGCGCCGCCCAGGCCCGTGGCCCGGCCCTGGTGTTTGGCGTGATCTCTCCCCGGGCGGTCGAGCAGACCCGCGACAACTGGTGGCCGTTCGTCGAGCGGCTGGGCGCTGCGGTGGGGCAGCCCATCGTGCTCCAGGTGTTCGAGTCGCAGGAGCTCATGGTCCGTGCGTTCAAGGCGCACGAAGTCGATGTCGGGTGGATGGGCAACGTGCCGGCCCTGGAGGTGGTTGAAGCCGGGGCCGGGTCGGTTTTTGCCCAGATGGTGAGCCGGGATGGGAGCCTGGGCTACAAGTCGCAGATGGTCGTGGGGCGGCAGGCGACCTCGATCAACGATCTGGGCGACGTGCTCGCGCAGGCCAGGCAACTGCGGTTCAGCGATGGCGAGGCCAAGAGCACCTCGGGGCACCTGGTGCCGCTGTACTTCGCCTTCCAGAAGAACGGGATCAACGAGGTGAAATCCACCTTCCGGCACTGTGAATCGGGCAGCCACCAGGACAACCTGAAGAAGGTGGCCACCGGCGCGGTGGACGTGGCGACCGCCAACAACGAGGAGGTGGCCTTTTTTGCGCGCGACTTCCCCGATCTGGCCGCGAAGATCAAGGTGGTGTGGGAATCGCCCCTGATTCCACAATCTCCCTTGTTGTGGCGGACGGGGCTGCCGCCGGAGGTGCGGCGGAAGATCAGCGGCTTTGTGGTCGGGTTCAGTGCGAACCGGCCCGAGGAGAAACAGATCCTGGAAAAGGTCAACGGTCTTTCCCGGTTTCGCGCGTCGAGCAATCTGCAACTGGTGCCCATCGCGGACCTGGAGATGTTCAAGGCCCGCCAGGCGATCAACCACGAGAGCTCGTTGAGCGCGCCGGAGCGGGCCCGCCGGATCGAGGCGGTGATCAAGCGCGGATCGCGCCTGGAGCTGCGCCTGAAGCTGGGCTCGTGA
- a CDS encoding ABC transporter ATP-binding protein codes for MTKPTAGIEFRQVTKRYGGPSSPLIVKGIDFVVPKGSLTTILGPSGCGKTTTLRMIAGLETPSGGQILINGQDVTSLGPNERNVSMVFQSYALFPHMSVLQNVSYGLSVSGVSTTETAERARAALATVGLVGMDQRLPSELSGGQQQRVALARALVIEPAVLLFDEPLSNLDARLRRSMREEIRSLQQRLGLTVAYVTHDQSEALAVSDQIIVMDHGVVAQAGSPADLYERPVSEFVAGFMGEAMLFPGQALEDGTVQVGPLKLGALHAVRPGAIKAAIRPEAWTVSPAGREGAVSGVVSKLAYLGSFYELTVQTDLGAIFVVSPDVERSWQIGDAVSLSPPARGVSVVAA; via the coding sequence ATGACCAAACCAACCGCCGGCATCGAATTCCGCCAGGTCACCAAGCGCTACGGTGGCCCATCGTCTCCCCTGATCGTCAAAGGCATCGACTTCGTGGTGCCCAAGGGCAGCCTGACCACCATCCTCGGCCCCTCGGGCTGCGGCAAGACCACCACGCTGCGCATGATCGCCGGGCTGGAAACGCCCAGCGGCGGGCAGATCCTCATCAACGGGCAGGACGTGACCTCGCTCGGGCCGAACGAGCGCAACGTGAGCATGGTGTTCCAGAGCTACGCGCTGTTCCCGCACATGAGCGTGCTGCAGAACGTGAGCTACGGCCTGAGCGTGAGCGGTGTGTCCACCACCGAAACGGCCGAGCGCGCACGCGCCGCGCTGGCCACCGTGGGCCTGGTCGGCATGGACCAGCGCCTGCCCAGCGAGCTCTCGGGCGGCCAGCAACAGCGCGTGGCGCTGGCGCGCGCGCTGGTGATCGAGCCGGCCGTGCTGCTATTCGACGAGCCGCTGTCCAACCTGGACGCGCGCCTGCGCCGCAGCATGCGCGAGGAGATTCGCAGCCTGCAGCAGCGCCTGGGCCTGACCGTGGCCTACGTGACCCACGACCAGAGCGAAGCCCTGGCGGTCAGCGATCAGATCATCGTGATGGACCACGGCGTGGTCGCGCAGGCCGGCAGCCCGGCCGACCTGTACGAGCGGCCCGTGAGCGAGTTCGTGGCGGGCTTCATGGGCGAGGCCATGCTGTTCCCGGGCCAGGCCCTGGAGGACGGCACGGTGCAGGTGGGGCCTTTGAAACTCGGGGCTCTGCACGCCGTGCGGCCCGGGGCGATCAAGGCCGCGATCCGGCCCGAGGCCTGGACCGTCAGCCCGGCCGGGCGGGAGGGCGCGGTGAGTGGGGTGGTGTCCAAGCTGGCCTACCTGGGCAGCTTCTACGAGCTGACCGTGCAGACCGATCTGGGCGCGATCTTCGTGGTCTCGCCCGACGTGGAGCGGTCGTGGCAGATCGGCGACGCGGTGTCGCTCAGCCCGCCGGCCCGGGGCGTCTCCGTGGTGGCGGCCTGA
- a CDS encoding ABC transporter permease gives MTVSVLRSGRAIAAWALLGFAAYAVLPWYFLQQHSLLAALAGVWGDDTTASGLVQAARHGRPWLWVGLAGLLLASSGLLLPAGRGQGRLLVGGASLGLIGLLASGFAIGAPGWSFESLEALFGPLERGQFGMGWGGFIVLASLVALLGSGIARLGYFRSDVFVASSVVGCVALLALFVVYPVLRSLVTGLYDDMGEFSPAALWQRLGTERIWGLGCVGGGTRCGVAWNTLYLALLTAAGTTFMGTLMALWAERGGTRLARPLNALAMLPIITPPFVVGLGLILLFGRAGLYNQFMEWAFGIPPSRWFYGVFGVWLAQMFAFTPIAFMIMRGVVQGVSPSLEEAAQTLRANRVRTFLTVTLPLLKPGLANAFLVGFIESMADFGNPIILGGQYAVLSTEIFFAIVGASLDPGMAAALALILTVFALAVFFLQRALLGKTSFTTVTGKGDAGMAMPLPRGVRWMCLGVAGPWLLFTVTVYLFAFAGGFVRTWGRDYSLTLDHFRAAFDLQWGEHGLVWAGTAWNSLFTTASLAAMAAPVCAFLGLLIAWLLARTEFRGKSAFEFAALLTFAIPGTVLGVSYIMAFNVPPVELTGTGLIIVLCFVFRNLPVGVRAGTAAFKQLDRSLDEASLMLRASTLTTLRRVVLPLLKPALTAALIYSFVRSMTTVSAVIFLVSAKYELSTTYIIGRVGNGDYGVALAYCTVLIIFMSLITALVQRLVGERKLGRRARAA, from the coding sequence ATGACCGTTTCTGTTTTGCGGTCCGGGCGCGCCATCGCCGCCTGGGCTCTGTTGGGGTTCGCGGCCTACGCCGTGCTGCCCTGGTATTTCCTGCAGCAGCACTCGCTGCTGGCCGCCCTGGCCGGGGTCTGGGGAGACGACACCACGGCCAGTGGCCTGGTGCAGGCCGCGCGGCACGGCCGGCCGTGGCTGTGGGTGGGCCTCGCCGGTCTGCTGCTGGCGTCCAGCGGCCTGCTGCTGCCGGCCGGGCGGGGGCAGGGGCGGCTGCTGGTGGGCGGCGCGAGCCTGGGCCTGATCGGCCTGCTGGCCAGCGGTTTTGCCATCGGCGCGCCGGGCTGGTCGTTCGAGTCGCTCGAAGCCCTGTTCGGACCGCTGGAGCGCGGCCAGTTCGGCATGGGCTGGGGCGGGTTCATCGTGCTGGCGTCGCTGGTGGCGCTGCTGGGCTCGGGCATTGCGCGGCTGGGCTACTTTCGCTCCGACGTGTTCGTGGCGTCCTCGGTGGTGGGCTGCGTGGCGCTGCTGGCCCTGTTCGTGGTCTACCCGGTGCTGCGCTCGCTGGTCACGGGTCTGTACGACGACATGGGTGAGTTTTCCCCGGCCGCGCTGTGGCAGCGCCTGGGAACGGAGCGCATCTGGGGCCTGGGCTGCGTGGGCGGCGGCACCCGTTGCGGCGTGGCCTGGAACACCCTGTATCTGGCGCTGCTCACCGCCGCCGGAACCACTTTCATGGGCACGCTCATGGCGCTGTGGGCCGAGCGCGGCGGCACGCGCCTGGCGCGCCCGCTCAATGCGCTGGCCATGCTGCCCATCATCACGCCGCCCTTCGTGGTCGGGCTGGGGCTGATCCTGCTGTTCGGTCGCGCGGGGCTCTACAACCAGTTCATGGAATGGGCCTTCGGCATCCCGCCCTCGCGCTGGTTCTACGGCGTCTTCGGCGTTTGGCTGGCCCAGATGTTCGCCTTCACGCCGATCGCCTTCATGATCATGCGCGGCGTGGTGCAGGGCGTGAGCCCGTCGCTGGAAGAGGCCGCGCAGACGCTGCGCGCCAACCGGGTCCGCACCTTTCTGACGGTGACGCTGCCGCTGCTCAAGCCCGGCCTGGCCAACGCCTTCCTGGTCGGGTTTATCGAGAGCATGGCCGACTTCGGCAACCCCATCATCCTGGGCGGGCAGTACGCGGTGCTCTCCACCGAGATCTTCTTCGCCATCGTGGGTGCCTCGCTGGACCCGGGCATGGCCGCCGCGCTGGCGCTCATCCTCACGGTCTTTGCGCTGGCGGTGTTTTTCCTGCAGCGCGCCTTGCTGGGCAAGACCAGCTTCACCACCGTCACCGGCAAGGGCGATGCGGGCATGGCCATGCCGCTGCCGCGCGGCGTGCGCTGGATGTGCCTGGGCGTGGCCGGCCCGTGGCTGCTGTTCACGGTCACCGTGTACCTGTTCGCGTTCGCCGGCGGCTTTGTGCGCACCTGGGGCCGCGACTATTCCCTCACGCTGGACCATTTCCGCGCGGCCTTCGATCTGCAATGGGGCGAACACGGGCTGGTCTGGGCCGGCACGGCCTGGAACTCGCTGTTCACCACCGCCTCGCTGGCGGCGATGGCCGCGCCCGTGTGTGCCTTCCTCGGCCTGCTGATCGCCTGGCTGCTGGCGCGCACCGAGTTCCGCGGCAAGTCGGCCTTCGAGTTCGCCGCGCTGCTGACCTTTGCGATCCCGGGCACGGTGCTGGGCGTGAGCTACATCATGGCCTTCAACGTGCCGCCGGTGGAGCTCACGGGCACCGGGCTCATCATCGTGTTGTGCTTCGTGTTTCGCAACCTGCCGGTGGGCGTGCGCGCCGGAACGGCGGCCTTCAAGCAGCTCGACCGCTCGCTCGACGAGGCCTCGCTCATGCTGCGGGCCAGCACGCTCACCACGCTGCGCCGGGTGGTGCTGCCCCTGCTCAAGCCGGCGCTCACGGCCGCGCTGATCTACAGCTTCGTGCGGTCGATGACCACCGTCTCCGCGGTGATCTTCCTGGTGTCGGCCAAATACGAGCTGTCCACCACCTACATCATCGGCCGCGTGGGCAATGGCGACTACGGCGTGGCGCTGGCGTATTGCACGGTGCTGATCATCTTCATGTCGCTCATCACCGCGCTGGTGCAGCGCCTGGTGGGCGAACGCAAACTCGGCCGGCGCGCACGCGCGGCCTGA
- a CDS encoding ABC transporter substrate-binding protein, which translates to MTKKLWLAAPLLLAQMLPAQAQSSEFNLICSAQAAWCNMLAVTFEKSQGVKVNMTLKGSGEAIAQILAERANPKTDVWFGGTGDPHLQAAEQNLTLAYKSPTLPKLHDWAQKQAAQSGYKTVGIYSGPLGFGYNTELLAKKKLAVPKTWADLLKPEYKGEIQSANPASSGTAYTMIATLVQLMGEEQAFEYLKKLHDNIGTYTRSGTGPIKAVARGEATVSISFVHDGPGEKANGFPLETITPADGTGAEIGSMSIIKGARNLDAAKKFYEWALTPAAQALGAATLQFQLPSNKETKVDPRVPDFRKIKMIDYDYAKYGQTAERRRLILRWEKDVNSLPR; encoded by the coding sequence ATGACGAAGAAACTCTGGCTCGCCGCCCCCCTGTTGCTGGCCCAGATGCTGCCCGCGCAGGCCCAGAGCAGCGAATTCAACCTGATCTGCTCGGCCCAGGCCGCGTGGTGCAACATGCTCGCGGTGACTTTCGAGAAGAGCCAGGGCGTGAAGGTCAACATGACGCTCAAGGGCTCGGGCGAGGCGATTGCCCAGATCCTGGCCGAACGCGCCAACCCCAAGACCGACGTCTGGTTCGGCGGCACCGGCGACCCGCACCTGCAGGCCGCCGAGCAGAACCTCACCCTGGCCTACAAGTCGCCCACGTTGCCCAAGCTGCACGACTGGGCGCAGAAGCAGGCCGCGCAGTCGGGCTACAAGACCGTGGGCATCTACTCCGGCCCGCTCGGCTTTGGCTACAACACCGAACTGCTGGCCAAGAAGAAGCTGGCCGTGCCCAAGACCTGGGCCGACCTGCTCAAGCCCGAATACAAGGGCGAGATCCAGTCGGCCAACCCGGCCTCCAGCGGCACGGCCTACACCATGATCGCGACCCTGGTGCAGCTGATGGGCGAAGAGCAGGCGTTTGAATACCTGAAGAAACTGCACGACAACATCGGCACCTACACCCGCTCGGGCACGGGCCCGATCAAGGCCGTGGCGCGTGGCGAGGCCACCGTGTCGATCAGCTTCGTGCACGACGGCCCGGGTGAGAAGGCCAATGGTTTCCCGCTGGAGACCATCACGCCCGCCGATGGCACCGGCGCCGAGATCGGCTCCATGTCGATCATCAAGGGCGCGCGCAACCTGGACGCGGCCAAGAAGTTCTACGAATGGGCGCTCACGCCGGCGGCCCAGGCGCTGGGTGCGGCCACGCTGCAGTTCCAGTTGCCGTCCAACAAGGAAACCAAGGTCGATCCGCGCGTGCCCGACTTCCGCAAGATCAAGATGATCGACTACGACTACGCCAAATACGGCCAGACCGCCGAGCGCCGCCGCCTGATCCTGCGCTGGGAAAAAGACGTCAACAGCCTGCCGCGCTGA